Proteins found in one Primulina eburnea isolate SZY01 chromosome 16, ASM2296580v1, whole genome shotgun sequence genomic segment:
- the LOC140815850 gene encoding polyadenylation and cleavage factor homolog 4-like isoform X5 encodes MWLKDIRFSDIYLFQVPVDQKLPALYLLDSIVKNIGKGYISYFSAHLPEVFCEAYAQVHPSMNPAMRHLFGTWSAVFPVSVLRKIEEQLQFSPSVSGQSPILNSLRAAESPRPTHRIHVNPKYLEARRQFGHSTVGSVGAEGASTTGGANRATFGVDAIKKSLSSTAKIMRSSTYRTGHTGSLVPSLDEFSIDNSPRRVAVGPSPSRLGINYGLSEEESSEWQMINWQGKSNHHLKTSAVYNHSNDVDLRGPRALISAYGIDEREKNMSSKRQRVEQLDANVIDSKGALRTWQNTEEEEFDWEDMTPSNTSAPLLGRGAMNKIAGVLPNVAGPTDLIVHIPPPNLPPHHSQSRLNANGGGSFLENRSHFTSSYKRPPILGDFPISDGISGGSSNVVSKLSSTRDSSAPEIRPDAAAALINSPYPVRLSSSHMVTPISALPPQWQSRGQFGTVNSGTHLSGITSMSHLNMPQIPSQSPGLVPLNLQRHAPVSFLQPNFLPSQEFRPNLLLPSTASVPSQAKVPPPNYGYLQGHGPSIGLASSNLVPGGRPPNSGAVGPLSTLFSSLVAQGVISLTKQDSVGVDFDPDSLKMRHESAITALYSDLPRQCTTCGLRFKSQEEHSKHMDWHVSRNRTLKTRKTKPSPKWFVSVSMWLHGAEALGTEAVPGFLPAENTVEKEENNEPVVPADEDQNACALCGERFDDFYSDEMEEWMYKGAVYMYSPAGSTVGMDRSQLGPIVHAKCKSDSNCIPPEDFTRDEGELAEEGGPKKKLRS; translated from the exons ATGTGGCTTAAAGACATCCGATTCTCTGATATTTATCTCTTCCAGGTTCCTGTCGATCAAAAGCTGCCTGCCTTGTACCTTTTGGACAGTATTGTGAAGAACATAGGTAAAGGATATATTTCATACTTCTCTGCCCACTTGCCTGAG GTTTTTTGTGAGGCCTATGCGCAAGTCCACCCCAGTATGAACCCTGCAATGCGCCACCTTTTTGGTACATGGTCAGCTGTGTTCCCTGTGTCAGTACTTCGCAAGATTGAGGAACAGTTACAGTTTTCCCCTTCTGTAAGTGGTCAATCTCCTATATTGAATTCTTTGAGAGCTGCTGAATCTCCTCGACCTACACATAGAATACATGTGAACCCTAAATATTTGGAAGCACGGCGGCAGTTTGGTCATTCAACTGTAGGCTCC GTTGGAGCTGAAGGTGCAAGCACAACTGGTGGTGCAAACCGTGCAACTTTCGGTGTTGATGCGATAAAGAAGTCTCTATCATCAACGGCAAAGATCATGCGGTCCTCTACTTATAGAACTGGGCATACCGGGTCATTAGTGCCTTCTCTTGATGAATTTAGCATCGATAATTCTCCAAGGAGAGTTGCTGTTGGGCCCTCACCATCTAGGTTGGGGATTAATTATGGCCTCAGTGAGGAGGAAAGCAGTGAATGGCAAATGATAAATTGGCAGGGGAAATCCAATCATCATCTTAAAACTTCTGCTGTGTATAACCATAGTAATGATGTTGATCTTCGAGGTCCTAGAGCTTTGATTAGTGCCTATGGAATTGATGAAAGGGAGAAAAATATGAGCTCCAAACGTCAAAGAGTAGAGCAGTTGGACGCCAATGTTATTGATTCGAAGGGAGCTCTTAGGACGTGGCAAAACACCGAAGAAGAAGAATTTGATTGGGAAGATATGACCCCGTCAAACACTAGTGCCCCGTTG CTTGGTCGTGGAGCAATGAACAAGATTGCTGGAGTCCTGCCAAATGTTGCTGGCCCTACCGATTTGATAGTCCATATCCCCCCTCCTAATTTACCACCACACCATTCTCAGAGTCGTCTAAATGCCAACGGAGGTGgttcatttttagaaaatagaAGCCATTTTACTTCTAGTTATAAAAGACCCCCGATATTAGGTGATTTCCCAATATCAGATGGGATTTCTGGTGGGTCCTCAAATGTTGTATCCAAGCTTAGTTCTACTCGTGACTCTTCAGCTCCTGAGATTCGGCCTGATGCTGCTGCGGCTTTAATTAATTCACCATATCCTGTGAGGTTGTCGAGTTCACACATGGTAACCCCAATTTCTGCTCTTCCCCCACAATGGCAAAGCAGGGGTCAGTTTGGCACAGTTAATTCTGGGACACATTTGAGTGGCATTACTAGCATGTCACATTTGAACATGCCTCAAATTCCCAGTCAGAGTCCTGGATTAGTTCCTTTAAATCTCCAACGTCATGCACCAGTTTCTTTTCTACAACCTAATTTTTTACCATCTCAGGAGTTTAGACCAAATTTGCTCCTGCCTTCTACAGCCTCAGTCCCATCACAGGCAAAAGTACCACCTCCAAACTATGGATACTTACAAGGTCATGGTCCTTCTATTGGTTTGGCCTCTTCTAATCTAGTTCCCGGTGGGCGTCCACCTAACTCTGGAGCCGTGGGGCCGCTTTCGACTTTATTTAGTTCTTTAGTGGCTCAAGGTGTGATATCATTGACAAAGCAG GATTCTGTTGGAGTGGATTTTGATCCAGACAGTCTCAAGATGCGGCATGAATCTGCAATAACTGCTTTATACAGTGATCTGCCCAGGCAATGCACCACATGTGGTCTTCGATTCAAGAGCCAAGAAGAGCACAGCAAGCATATGGATTGGCATGTTAGCAGGAATAGGACATTAAAAACCCGTAAAACAAAGCCTTCTCCCAAGTGGTTTGTAAGTGTAAGTATGTGGCTTCATGGTGCGGAGGCATTGGGGACAGAAGCAGTTCCAGGTTTTTTGCCTGCTGAGAACACCGTTGAAAAGGAGGAGAACAACGAACCGGTTGTTCCTGCTGACGAGGACCAGAATGCTTGTGCATTATGCGGAGAGCGTTTTGATGATTTTTACAGTGATGAGATGGAAGAATGGATGTATAAGGGGGCTGTGTACATGTATTCACCGGCTGGGTCAACAGTAGGAATGGACAGATCACAGTTAGGTCCCATAGTGCATGCTAAATGCAAGTCTGACTCTAATTGTATTCCACCTGAAGATTTTACAAGAGATGAAGGG GAATTGGCTGAAGAAGGTGGTCCAAAGAAAAAGCTGAGGAGCTAG